A genome region from Sphingomonas anseongensis includes the following:
- a CDS encoding alpha/beta fold hydrolase: MTEFRRVKLSTGVTLNVALDGPADASPVILLHGFPESHRTWRAIAPLLNGRFRLVIPDQRGFAGSDRPQEVEAYKTDKLVADLFALADALSTSDFALVGHDWGGAVAWAAAMRGEPRLTRLAIINSPHPRIFQKSLIEDSDQRSASQYISAFRAPGFEKLVEAQGFDWFFDKTFSGHVDLALIPESEKRQYIADWSQPGALTAMLNWYRASPLVVPPPGITVPLPDMLLRLSRKIRIPTLVVWGMKDPALLPVQLDGLEELVDDLQVARLPDAGHFAPWEAPDDVAAALAPFLAGQGVATAAPQ; encoded by the coding sequence GTGACCGAATTCCGGAGGGTGAAACTCTCCACCGGAGTTACGCTCAACGTCGCTTTGGATGGCCCCGCGGACGCATCGCCGGTCATCCTCCTCCACGGCTTTCCCGAATCGCACCGCACCTGGCGGGCGATCGCGCCGCTTCTGAACGGCCGCTTCCGGCTGGTGATACCCGACCAGCGTGGCTTTGCCGGCTCGGACCGACCGCAGGAGGTCGAGGCTTACAAGACGGACAAACTGGTCGCGGACCTGTTCGCGCTCGCCGACGCCCTGTCGACCAGCGATTTCGCGCTCGTAGGCCATGATTGGGGCGGGGCGGTCGCCTGGGCCGCTGCGATGCGGGGCGAGCCGAGGCTGACCCGCCTCGCGATCATCAATTCGCCACACCCGCGCATCTTCCAGAAGAGCCTGATCGAGGATTCGGACCAGCGATCCGCATCGCAATATATCAGTGCGTTCCGGGCTCCGGGATTCGAAAAGCTGGTCGAGGCGCAAGGGTTCGACTGGTTCTTCGACAAGACCTTTTCCGGCCATGTGGACCTGGCGCTGATCCCGGAGTCAGAAAAGCGACAGTACATCGCCGACTGGTCGCAGCCGGGGGCGCTCACCGCGATGCTCAACTGGTATCGCGCATCGCCGCTGGTCGTCCCTCCGCCCGGAATCACTGTGCCGCTGCCCGACATGCTGCTTCGGCTCTCCAGGAAAATCCGCATACCGACCCTCGTCGTGTGGGGAATGAAGGACCCGGCGCTTCTGCCCGTCCAGCTCGACGGACTCGAAGAGCTGGTCGACGACCTTCAGGTGGCGCGGCTTCCCGACGCCGGCCACTTCGCCCCCTGGGAGGCGCCGGACGACGTGGCGGCAGCGCTTGCCCCCTTCCTTGCCGGCCAAGGCGTGGCTACAGCCGCGCCGCAATGA
- a CDS encoding pirin family protein has translation MSDSILQTLAPVTHDLGGFKVHRTLPHKQRTMVGPFIFFDQMGPAKLSPGQGIDVRPHPHINLATVTYLFAGSIMHRDSIGSRQRIEPGAVNLMTAGHGISHSERSPPDERADGAHLNGIQTWIALPKAKEEVEPAFEHTPAGDLPLIDVDGVEVRLIMGDGWGSTSPVICHSPTIYSAIVMPPGSKLEIEHEADERALYLLDGDLSVDGAALEVQHLVILAPGHRPMLKTTEGARLMLCGGAPMDGERHVWWNFVSSSRERINEAKRAWRAGEFDLPPDDHDEFIPLPEIPMTVSYP, from the coding sequence ATGAGCGACTCGATCCTGCAGACGCTCGCGCCGGTCACTCACGACCTCGGCGGGTTCAAGGTTCACCGGACCCTGCCGCACAAGCAGCGGACGATGGTCGGCCCGTTCATCTTCTTCGACCAGATGGGGCCCGCCAAGCTTTCCCCGGGCCAGGGCATCGACGTCCGCCCCCACCCCCACATCAACCTTGCGACGGTGACCTATTTGTTCGCCGGATCGATCATGCACCGCGACAGCATCGGCTCGCGCCAGCGGATCGAGCCCGGGGCGGTGAACCTGATGACCGCCGGCCACGGGATTTCGCACAGCGAGCGCTCTCCGCCGGACGAACGCGCGGACGGGGCCCACCTGAACGGAATCCAGACCTGGATCGCCCTGCCCAAGGCGAAGGAAGAGGTTGAGCCCGCTTTCGAGCACACCCCCGCCGGCGACCTGCCCCTGATCGACGTCGACGGGGTCGAGGTCCGGCTGATCATGGGCGACGGCTGGGGCTCGACATCGCCGGTCATCTGCCATTCGCCCACGATCTATTCCGCGATAGTGATGCCGCCGGGCTCGAAGCTCGAGATCGAGCATGAAGCCGACGAGCGCGCGCTCTACCTTCTGGACGGCGACCTCAGCGTCGATGGCGCGGCACTCGAAGTCCAGCACCTGGTGATCCTGGCGCCCGGGCACCGCCCGATGCTCAAGACGACCGAAGGCGCACGTCTGATGCTGTGCGGGGGAGCCCCGATGGACGGCGAGCGGCACGTCTGGTGGAACTTCGTCTCGTCGAGCCGCGAGAGGATCAACGAGGCGAAGCGCGCGTGGAGGGCGGGGGAATTCGACCTTCCGCCCGACGACCATGACGAGTTCATCCCGCTTCCGGAAATTCCGATGACGGTCAGCTATCCGTGA
- a CDS encoding BolA family protein, whose amino-acid sequence MDALATGPVAQEMLRRLDSLSPTKVELIDDSEKHRGHGGYNPAGESHFTLIIESAAFQGKSRVERQRMVHAALGDLVGERVHALSIRAKAPGE is encoded by the coding sequence ATGGACGCGCTCGCCACCGGACCGGTTGCACAGGAAATGCTGCGCCGCCTCGATTCCCTCAGCCCGACAAAAGTGGAGCTGATAGACGACAGCGAAAAGCACCGGGGCCACGGCGGCTACAACCCGGCCGGCGAGAGCCACTTCACGTTGATCATCGAAAGCGCCGCATTCCAAGGCAAGTCGCGGGTCGAGCGGCAACGGATGGTTCACGCGGCGCTTGGCGACCTCGTGGGAGAGCGCGTGCATGCACTATCGATCCGCGCGAAGGCACCGGGGGAATGA
- a CDS encoding J domain-containing protein has protein sequence MNTARMHGKIEGATGRCDVPGCTGVGEYKAPIQPANFDGPGEWRMLCLDHVRQHNSKYNYFEGMSPDEISEAQGPLAGWQRPSRRFAHAADPMPAWSDFSDPLDAIAASFRRADRGPPQRFTPNEKRALGTLGLADDADLHSVRKRYSQLVRRFHPDRNGGDRSHEKKLGQVIDAWQTLKAARAFAD, from the coding sequence ATGAACACGGCACGAATGCACGGCAAGATCGAAGGTGCAACGGGGCGCTGCGACGTTCCCGGCTGCACCGGCGTGGGCGAGTATAAGGCGCCGATCCAGCCGGCGAACTTCGACGGTCCGGGCGAGTGGCGGATGCTGTGCCTGGATCACGTCCGGCAGCACAATTCGAAATATAACTATTTCGAAGGGATGAGCCCGGACGAGATCAGTGAGGCGCAGGGGCCGCTTGCCGGATGGCAGCGGCCGAGCCGCCGCTTCGCGCACGCCGCCGACCCGATGCCGGCGTGGAGCGACTTCTCCGACCCGCTCGACGCGATCGCCGCAAGCTTCCGGCGCGCCGACCGCGGTCCTCCGCAGAGGTTCACACCCAACGAGAAACGGGCGCTCGGAACGCTCGGGCTCGCCGACGATGCCGACCTCCATTCGGTCCGCAAACGCTATTCGCAGCTCGTCCGCCGATTCCACCCGGACCGCAACGGCGGCGACCGAAGCCACGAAAAGAAGCTCGGGCAGGTGATCGACGCCTGGCAGACGCTGAAGGCCGCCAGGGCGTTCGCCGACTGA
- a CDS encoding glutathione S-transferase family protein: MSLQLYGHPFSSYTWKALIALYANGTAFEFREIDQSVPKYESFTGKAHPSGQFPVLTDGDAVVVETSSIIEHLAVHHPGPAPLIPADPAEAVVTRMLDRVFDHYVMGNMQRVIAAHFVNRDDPAAGGLRDEPLETEIAAGKALLRRAYVWLERWLGANTLPPHVSLVTCAAAPSLFYADWVEPIPGDCPRLAALRAELLALPEVARCVDDARPYRAYFPYGAPDRD; this comes from the coding sequence GTGAGCCTTCAACTCTACGGCCATCCGTTTTCCTCTTATACCTGGAAGGCGCTTATCGCGCTTTACGCCAACGGCACTGCGTTCGAGTTTCGCGAGATCGACCAGTCGGTGCCGAAGTACGAAAGCTTCACCGGCAAGGCGCACCCTTCGGGCCAATTCCCGGTGCTGACCGACGGCGACGCCGTCGTCGTCGAAACGAGCAGCATCATCGAGCATCTCGCGGTCCACCATCCAGGGCCCGCACCGCTCATTCCCGCCGATCCGGCCGAAGCCGTCGTCACGCGCATGCTCGACCGCGTCTTCGATCATTACGTGATGGGCAACATGCAACGGGTCATCGCGGCCCACTTCGTCAACAGGGACGACCCGGCCGCCGGCGGGTTGCGCGACGAGCCCCTTGAGACGGAGATCGCGGCGGGTAAGGCGCTGCTGCGGCGCGCCTATGTCTGGCTCGAGCGGTGGCTCGGCGCCAATACGCTGCCGCCGCACGTCTCGCTGGTCACCTGCGCGGCGGCGCCGTCGCTATTCTATGCGGACTGGGTCGAGCCCATTCCCGGCGATTGCCCGCGTCTCGCAGCGCTGCGCGCCGAGCTGCTGGCGCTGCCCGAAGTGGCCCGCTGCGTCGATGATGCCCGGCCCTACCGCGCCTACTTTCCGTATGGCGCTCCGGACCGCGACTGA
- a CDS encoding dihydrofolate reductase family protein: MRKLTGAVFQSLDGVMQAPGGPEEDPTSSFRFGGWVQPLWGEDMGPFEGVIMGDYDLLLGKRTYDIFAGYWPYNQDNPVGEKFQGINKYVLTHSDEPLEWQNSHRLAGETSEAVAELKRSEGRDLLIQGSSTLYPGLLSARLIDRLMLMTFPVVLGEGKSIFDGSLEAGTLKLVDHFVSNTGVVIATYEPAGDVQTGSFETKPPSEQELERREKMREGRW; encoded by the coding sequence ATGCGTAAGCTTACCGGCGCGGTGTTCCAGTCGCTCGACGGGGTCATGCAGGCTCCGGGCGGACCCGAGGAGGATCCCACCAGCAGCTTCCGGTTCGGGGGCTGGGTACAGCCGCTCTGGGGCGAGGACATGGGCCCATTCGAGGGCGTCATCATGGGCGACTACGACCTGCTTCTGGGCAAGCGGACGTACGACATCTTTGCCGGCTACTGGCCCTACAACCAGGACAATCCGGTCGGCGAGAAATTCCAGGGCATCAACAAATATGTGCTAACCCATTCCGACGAGCCGCTGGAGTGGCAGAACAGCCATCGTCTGGCAGGCGAGACCTCCGAGGCGGTCGCTGAGCTGAAGCGAAGCGAGGGCCGCGACCTGCTCATCCAGGGAAGCAGCACGCTTTATCCCGGCCTGCTTTCGGCCAGGCTGATCGACCGGCTGATGCTGATGACCTTCCCCGTCGTCCTGGGCGAAGGCAAAAGCATCTTCGACGGCTCGCTGGAAGCGGGCACGCTGAAGCTGGTCGATCACTTCGTCTCGAACACAGGCGTGGTCATCGCGACTTACGAACCGGCGGGCGATGTCCAGACGGGCAGCTTCGAAACCAAGCCGCCGAGCGAACAGGAACTCGAGCGAAGAGAAAAGATGCGCGAGGGACGCTGGTGA
- a CDS encoding SRPBCC domain-containing protein, protein MSYDLSVERRIDAPPSRVWQVMTDRITEWWCPKPWSTTIDKLEWKAGGAFHLIMRGPNGEADCQGEESVGGVLLEYEPERRFAFTDAFTPGWKPHEPFMVGIFEIEPDGDGTLYRATARHWTAEAMEKHREMGFEQGWNAVAEQLAGLAEGVPAHA, encoded by the coding sequence ATGAGCTACGATCTCTCGGTCGAACGGCGGATCGACGCGCCTCCGTCGCGAGTGTGGCAGGTGATGACCGACCGCATCACAGAATGGTGGTGCCCGAAGCCGTGGTCGACCACGATCGACAAGCTGGAATGGAAAGCCGGAGGCGCTTTCCACCTCATCATGCGCGGCCCCAACGGCGAAGCCGATTGCCAGGGCGAGGAGAGCGTCGGCGGAGTCCTCCTGGAGTATGAGCCCGAGCGGCGCTTCGCCTTCACCGACGCCTTCACGCCAGGGTGGAAGCCGCACGAGCCGTTCATGGTGGGCATCTTCGAGATCGAGCCCGACGGCGACGGCACTTTGTACCGGGCAACCGCCCGCCACTGGACGGCCGAGGCGATGGAAAAGCACCGCGAGATGGGCTTCGAGCAAGGCTGGAACGCCGTTGCCGAGCAGCTGGCCGGGCTTGCGGAAGGCGTTCCGGCGCATGCGTAA
- a CDS encoding VOC family protein: MMADNRLTTCLWFDKGEARKAAEFYASVFPDSHVGHRNPAPTDYPGGEEGEELTVEFTVLGRPFYGLNGGPNFKPNEAVSFMVFTADQEETDRYWNAITQNGGQESACGWCKDRWGYSWQITPQRLMDLMSEGGERAKRAFTAMMDMTKIDIAALDRAVEGVEA, encoded by the coding sequence ATGATGGCTGACAACAGACTGACCACCTGCCTGTGGTTCGACAAAGGCGAGGCGCGCAAGGCGGCCGAATTCTACGCTTCCGTTTTCCCCGACAGCCATGTCGGCCATCGCAACCCTGCCCCCACCGACTATCCCGGCGGCGAGGAGGGCGAAGAGCTGACCGTCGAGTTCACCGTCCTCGGCCGCCCCTTCTATGGATTGAACGGCGGCCCCAATTTCAAGCCGAACGAGGCCGTCAGCTTCATGGTCTTCACTGCCGACCAGGAAGAGACCGACCGCTATTGGAACGCCATCACCCAGAATGGCGGCCAGGAAAGCGCCTGCGGCTGGTGCAAGGATCGCTGGGGCTATTCCTGGCAGATCACTCCGCAGCGGCTGATGGACCTGATGAGCGAGGGCGGCGAGCGCGCTAAGCGCGCCTTCACCGCGATGATGGACATGACCAAGATCGACATTGCTGCTCTCGACCGTGCGGTCGAAGGAGTGGAAGCATGA
- a CDS encoding VOC family protein, protein MSDARTEAAPATADSRQDPHGDFIWYELMTSDAGAAGRFYSAVVPGWTFGERMPGEVDYRGIERSDGGNAGGVLQIDDSMRSHGARPTWLGYLFVDDVDGSVAGIERGGGKALMPPFDVPGVGRIAMVADPQGAAFYVMKPIPPGGDPDARSDVFSPTEVERVGWNELSTSDPEAARGFYGERFGWVSDDFMDMGAMGKYRFWDHGGVRIGAVCGVMPGQQPKWRYYFRVPSIAVAKAAAESGGGTIAMGPHQVPTGDWILIGTDPQGAEFALVGGE, encoded by the coding sequence ATGAGCGACGCCCGCACCGAAGCGGCTCCCGCAACTGCGGACAGCCGGCAAGACCCGCACGGCGATTTCATCTGGTACGAGCTGATGACCTCCGACGCCGGGGCGGCGGGCCGGTTCTACTCGGCGGTCGTTCCTGGATGGACGTTCGGCGAGCGGATGCCCGGCGAGGTCGACTATCGCGGCATCGAACGCAGCGATGGAGGCAATGCCGGGGGAGTGCTCCAGATCGACGATTCGATGCGCTCCCACGGCGCGCGGCCGACCTGGCTCGGCTATCTATTCGTCGACGACGTCGATGGCAGCGTCGCCGGGATCGAGCGCGGCGGAGGCAAGGCGTTGATGCCGCCGTTCGATGTTCCCGGCGTCGGCCGGATCGCGATGGTCGCGGATCCGCAGGGTGCGGCTTTCTACGTGATGAAGCCGATCCCACCCGGCGGCGATCCCGACGCCAGGAGCGACGTCTTTTCCCCGACCGAAGTCGAAAGGGTTGGCTGGAACGAGCTCTCGACCAGCGATCCCGAAGCCGCCCGAGGGTTCTACGGCGAGCGTTTCGGCTGGGTCAGCGACGACTTCATGGATATGGGCGCGATGGGGAAATACCGCTTCTGGGATCATGGTGGAGTCCGCATCGGCGCGGTCTGCGGAGTGATGCCGGGCCAGCAGCCCAAGTGGCGCTATTATTTCCGAGTTCCCTCGATCGCGGTGGCGAAAGCAGCCGCGGAATCGGGCGGCGGCACGATCGCCATGGGCCCGCACCAGGTGCCGACGGGCGACTGGATCCTCATCGGGACGGATCCCCAGGGCGCCGAATTCGCGCTCGTCGGCGGCGAATGA
- a CDS encoding DUF1428 domain-containing protein, translating to MTYFEGFVAPVPEANRDAYVKSASDFAPIMREFGVRRHVEAWDSDVPEGKVTDFRKAVDAKPDEKVVFAWFEYPDRTSRDSTNEKMMNDPRMQDMGESMPFDAKRMIVGGFDAIVEEGSAGGSYADGFVVPVPEGKRDAYRELASKMAKTFRKNGATRVVEAIADDVNHGKVTDFYRAVKAEDGETVVFSFIEWPDKGTRDEAWKTIMADESLKPEGEMPFAGQRMFWGGFEKVLDTAESQPAQQAPTPANA from the coding sequence ATGACCTATTTCGAAGGATTCGTAGCGCCCGTCCCCGAAGCCAACAGGGACGCCTACGTGAAGTCGGCAAGCGACTTTGCGCCAATCATGCGTGAGTTCGGGGTCAGGCGGCACGTCGAAGCCTGGGACAGCGACGTTCCCGAGGGCAAGGTCACCGACTTCCGCAAGGCGGTCGATGCCAAGCCGGACGAGAAGGTCGTCTTCGCCTGGTTCGAATATCCGGACAGGACGAGCCGCGATTCGACCAACGAGAAGATGATGAACGACCCGCGCATGCAGGACATGGGCGAGAGCATGCCCTTCGACGCCAAGCGAATGATCGTGGGCGGCTTCGACGCGATCGTCGAGGAAGGCTCGGCCGGGGGCAGCTATGCCGACGGCTTCGTTGTTCCGGTTCCCGAAGGTAAGCGCGACGCCTACCGCGAGCTTGCCTCGAAGATGGCAAAGACCTTCCGCAAGAACGGCGCCACGCGCGTCGTCGAGGCGATCGCCGACGACGTGAACCACGGCAAGGTCACCGACTTCTATCGCGCGGTGAAGGCCGAGGACGGCGAAACCGTCGTCTTCTCGTTCATCGAATGGCCCGACAAGGGGACGCGCGACGAGGCGTGGAAGACCATCATGGCCGACGAGAGCCTGAAGCCGGAAGGTGAAATGCCGTTCGCCGGACAGCGCATGTTCTGGGGCGGGTTCGAGAAGGTCCTCGACACGGCCGAGTCGCAGCCCGCGCAGCAGGCTCCGACTCCCGCCAACGCCTGA
- a CDS encoding glutathione S-transferase family protein: MAIDPNADIEVTAFRWVPEGAQGLVKDLRVRWALGEAGLDYRVLIGLERPEGYREDQPFEQVPCLKDGTVRIFESGAILQYIGEKSEALLPRDPRERLRAIQWTYAAVSSVEPFVQFRALLNNFWADQEWAEPSKPAFDHLSSLRLGQLSDRLGDKTWLEGERFTIGDLMMVTVLRLAERARLLEPYPNLRDYVARGQARPAFKRALEEQLATFRENEPQGEAA; this comes from the coding sequence ATGGCGATCGATCCCAACGCCGACATCGAAGTGACCGCCTTCCGCTGGGTGCCCGAGGGCGCTCAAGGACTGGTGAAGGATCTTCGAGTCCGCTGGGCGCTCGGTGAAGCGGGCCTCGACTACCGGGTGCTGATCGGCCTCGAGCGGCCCGAAGGCTATCGCGAAGACCAGCCGTTCGAACAGGTCCCCTGCCTGAAGGACGGCACCGTGCGGATCTTCGAAAGCGGCGCGATCCTCCAATATATCGGCGAGAAGAGCGAGGCGCTGTTGCCGCGCGACCCGCGGGAACGGCTCCGCGCCATTCAGTGGACCTATGCGGCGGTCAGCAGCGTCGAACCGTTCGTTCAGTTCAGGGCGCTGCTCAACAATTTCTGGGCGGACCAGGAGTGGGCAGAGCCGAGCAAGCCCGCCTTCGATCACCTTTCCAGCCTTCGGCTCGGGCAACTCTCCGACCGCCTCGGCGACAAGACATGGCTAGAGGGCGAGCGCTTCACGATCGGCGACCTGATGATGGTGACCGTCCTTCGGCTCGCCGAGCGCGCCAGGCTGCTCGAGCCCTACCCCAACCTTCGCGACTATGTCGCCCGCGGCCAGGCGCGGCCCGCCTTCAAGCGCGCCCTCGAAGAGCAGCTCGCGACATTTCGCGAGAACGAACCCCAAGGAGAAGCAGCATGA
- a CDS encoding VOC family protein: MSRMIFINLPVTDLDRSVRFYEAIGARKEPKFSNEQAAMMVFSDTISVMLLRHEFYSGFTSKPIADAHASSAALLAISCDSPAAVDEMVEAATSAGGKADPGPKNDMPEMMYGRSFEDPDGHHWEPVWMDANFAEKGAHPAEAAEA, translated from the coding sequence ATGTCACGAATGATCTTCATCAACCTGCCGGTGACGGACCTAGACCGCTCGGTTCGCTTCTATGAGGCGATTGGTGCCCGCAAGGAGCCGAAGTTCAGCAATGAGCAGGCGGCAATGATGGTGTTTTCCGATACAATCTCGGTGATGCTCCTTCGCCACGAATTCTATTCGGGCTTCACGAGCAAGCCGATCGCCGATGCCCACGCGTCGAGCGCCGCTCTGCTCGCCATTTCCTGCGACAGCCCGGCGGCGGTCGATGAGATGGTCGAAGCCGCGACGTCGGCGGGCGGCAAGGCCGATCCAGGCCCGAAGAATGACATGCCCGAGATGATGTATGGGCGGAGCTTCGAGGATCCCGACGGCCATCATTGGGAGCCGGTCTGGATGGACGCCAACTTCGCCGAAAAAGGCGCGCACCCCGCCGAGGCGGCGGAGGCCTGA
- a CDS encoding winged helix-turn-helix transcriptional regulator — protein sequence MQLEKTTKPRQKEGKRGYGDACGLAHALELIGERWAMLVMRELMFGPRRFSGLKRDLPGISANVLAQRLAELEDRGLVRRARLPPPASVQVYEATEWGLEAAPVLGVLGKWAARSPLHDPSLPISHVSVMMSLQTMFEPELAGDFVATARFRLGDVTYCADVRKGRIDVRRGEPEQCDFTVTAEPAQLAGVVYGGAPIDVIRIDGDLALAKRFVTLFPLPPKVA from the coding sequence ATGCAGTTAGAAAAAACAACTAAACCGCGACAAAAAGAGGGAAAACGCGGATATGGCGATGCCTGCGGGCTTGCTCATGCGCTCGAGCTGATCGGCGAACGCTGGGCCATGCTGGTGATGCGCGAGCTGATGTTCGGCCCGCGGCGCTTTTCAGGGCTGAAGCGCGATCTTCCTGGGATCAGCGCCAATGTTCTCGCGCAGCGGCTCGCTGAGCTCGAGGACCGCGGGCTGGTCAGGCGCGCCAGGCTTCCACCGCCCGCTTCCGTGCAGGTGTACGAAGCGACCGAATGGGGGCTTGAGGCGGCGCCCGTCCTCGGCGTGCTCGGCAAATGGGCGGCCAGGAGCCCGCTTCACGACCCCAGCCTTCCGATCAGCCATGTGTCGGTGATGATGTCGCTGCAGACGATGTTCGAGCCGGAGCTAGCCGGCGACTTCGTGGCAACGGCCCGCTTCCGGCTCGGCGACGTGACTTACTGCGCGGATGTGCGCAAAGGCCGCATCGACGTTCGCCGGGGCGAGCCGGAGCAGTGTGACTTTACGGTCACTGCGGAGCCTGCCCAACTGGCCGGCGTGGTCTATGGCGGGGCCCCGATCGATGTTATACGGATCGACGGAGACCTCGCGCTTGCCAAGCGTTTCGTGACGCTGTTCCCCTTGCCGCCGAAAGTCGCCTGA
- the cobS gene encoding cobaltochelatase subunit CobS, translating to MNDIANVNPESRSETVMAAPDRMVKVRDAFGVDSDMEVPAFSEADERVPDLDPAYVFDPNTTLAVCAGFARNRRVMVQGYHGTGKSTHIEQVAARLNWPMIRINLDAHISRIDLVGRDAIVLRDGQQVTEFREGLLPWALQHPVALVFDEYDAGRPDVMFVIQRVLESEGKLTLLDQNRVIRPNPWFRLFATTNTVGLGDTTGLYHGTQAINQGQMDRWNIVSTLNYLPAAVEAQIVLAKSGEYDNPDGKGTVEKMIKVADLSRQGFINGDISTVMSPRTVISWAQNALIFGDVGFAFRVSFLNKCDESERSIVAEYYQRVFGQDLPESVVGTAA from the coding sequence ATGAACGATATTGCCAACGTGAACCCCGAAAGCCGAAGCGAAACCGTGATGGCCGCGCCCGACCGGATGGTGAAGGTGCGTGATGCGTTCGGCGTCGATTCCGACATGGAGGTTCCGGCCTTCAGCGAGGCCGACGAGCGAGTGCCCGACCTCGACCCGGCTTACGTTTTCGACCCGAACACGACGCTTGCGGTCTGCGCCGGGTTCGCCCGCAACCGCCGGGTGATGGTCCAGGGCTATCACGGCACCGGCAAGTCGACCCACATCGAGCAGGTGGCCGCGCGGCTCAACTGGCCGATGATCCGGATCAACCTGGACGCCCACATCAGCCGCATTGACCTAGTCGGCCGCGACGCGATCGTCCTTCGCGACGGCCAGCAGGTGACGGAGTTCCGCGAAGGCCTTCTTCCCTGGGCTTTGCAGCACCCGGTCGCGCTCGTGTTCGACGAATATGATGCGGGGCGGCCGGACGTGATGTTCGTGATCCAGCGAGTGCTGGAATCGGAAGGCAAGCTGACGCTTCTCGACCAGAACCGGGTGATCCGCCCGAACCCATGGTTCCGGCTGTTCGCGACGACCAACACCGTCGGCCTCGGCGACACCACCGGCCTCTATCACGGCACCCAGGCGATCAATCAGGGGCAGATGGACCGCTGGAACATCGTCAGCACCCTCAATTACCTGCCCGCCGCGGTCGAGGCTCAGATCGTGCTCGCCAAGTCGGGCGAATATGACAATCCCGACGGCAAGGGCACGGTCGAGAAGATGATCAAGGTCGCCGACCTGTCGCGGCAGGGCTTCATCAACGGCGACATATCGACCGTGATGAGCCCGCGGACGGTGATCAGCTGGGCGCAGAACGCTTTGATCTTCGGCGACGTCGGCTTCGCCTTCAGGGTCTCGTTCCTCAATAAGTGCGACGAGTCCGAACGCTCGATCGTCGCCGAATATTATCAGCGCGTCTTCGGTCAGGACCTTCCGGAAAGCGTGGTCGGGACAGCAGCCTAA